The DNA window CTATCCAGAAGTATTGGTTGAGATTGAGGCAACAGCAGCACTGACGTGACCCATCACGGCGATAAACTCGATTGGTGTAGCGATCGCCAATTCATCCGTGTGCCGATTGACCAAGACTGCTAGTTCTACACATTTATCGCTCGCTTGCTGGGGTGGCAAAATCTCTCCAATGGTAGAAGCATCGAGCGCAAGATCGTAATTCAATATTTTGATTGTCATGTTGCACTCCTGACTGCGAATTAAGTCTAGGATGGACTTTTGTCACAGGCTGAAAAAATCAGAAGCGTTTATTGTTTAGGCTAACTTGTACAATTAGATGAAGATAAATCCAATGACCAATACCCTTCTTAAACCCAGTGAACTGAGCCAACGACTCAATAGAACCTCGGCGCTGTCTAGTCAGCAGTTAGGCTGGAATGGCATTTTGGTTGAGCAGCACCAATATTCTTCAATTCCTGACAAAGCAGAAGAAAAAGAACTTCCTGCCTTATCCGATCATTGGCTGATCTTACCCCTAGGACATCCTAGTTACTTGAGCCAAAAATCGGAGAATTGCTTGCATGAATCCTTCTTTCAAAAGGGAGACAGCCTTTTAGTTCCTGCTCAAAAACCAACCTACTGGCGCTGTCCAGCAAGTCAGTTACCCTCGACAGAACTAAATATTCATATACAGCCAGAATTGATCGCACAAGTTGTTAAATCCTCTCAAATTGATACAGAGGAGATAGACCTCGCGAATAATTTTCGTAAGCAAGACTTGCAGCTTCATCAGATCGCAATGCTACTTTTAGCTGAGTTGCGATCAGGTGGCATAATGGGACGATTGTATGTCGAATCATTGACTCAAGCATTAATCATTCATCTGCTGCGACATTACTCTGAGGTCGCACAAATAATTACATCCCAGAACAGAAGCTTAACTAGCGTTCAGTTGCGGCAAGCAATCGATTATATTCACACGAACCTCGATCGCGATTTATCACTGGTTGAACTAGCAAGCGTTATCAATATCAGCCCAACTTATTTCGCGAGTTTGTTTAAACAAGCAATGGGAATTTCGCCACATCAGTATGTAATTGAACAGCGAGTGGAACAAGCGAAATTGATGCTCTCTAAAACGGACTTAGCGATCGCGGACATTGCCTTACAAGTTGGTTTCTCCAGTCAAAGTCATCTGACACAACAGTTTAAGCGATTTACTGGCATGACACCAAAGCAGATTCGCCCTCGATCGTAAGAATTTGAAAGAAGTCAAGCATTAAAATTCAGTAAGCTGTAGTTGTTATGCTTTTCCACGCAAGGACTTAGACACGATGAGAGAGCAACTGATTAATCCACCACAACTCTATGATGGAAGACTGCACGGACTCGGGGACACCTCACGTTTTTGCTGCTACCGGGGATCAGCCAGCACGGGGATTAGTCGTAGCTGCGCCCAGTGCCTTTGCTCGATTGGTTGCCACAGTTGAAACCCAAGAAAGGGCAGATACACTGGATATGGAGTTGTTTGATCGCATTTCTGCCGAGATCGGCGACGAGATTTTGGGACCGCCTGGAACCTTACCCCCACTGCTACAGAAATATAGTCATTGGAAAACCTTCAAAAAATCTACCCAGAAGCTTTATTTTCTAAAGTTTGGCAAGTGATATACTTTGGGAGAAGGCCGACAGTCCCTCGTCTGGGGAGCGTTTAATGATTACCCTGCCTAGAATGATCCATCTCGACCAATTAATTGCCACGTTGATGCAGGTGGTGATAGAAAATGCAGGAGCCGAAACTGGCGCTCTGGTTCTCTTGGAAGATGATCGACTCACCGTGGTTGCTCAATGCAGCCGAAATAGACAATGTAACCTGGAAAAGCTTGCTGTTGCTGACTGTGCAATGATTCCTGTCTCTGTCATTCACTTGGTAGAACGCACTCAAGAAGTTCTGGTGTTTGATGATGCAGTCAGCGAATCGTCTTTTTCAACTGACCCTTACATTCAACAGCAACAGACGCGATCGCTCCTTTGTATGCCAATTCTCAAGCAAAGTCAGCTGCTCGGCATCCTTTATCTGGAGAACAATCTTAGTATCGGCGTGTTTACCAGCGATCGCTTACAAGTCCTCAAACTGTTGATTTCTCAAGCAGCGATTTCATTAGAAAATGCTCGGCTACATGAACAGTTAGCAGACTATGCCAAAACACTGGAAAGGAAGGTAGAAGAGGGAACGCAAGCCTTACAGCAGCAGATCGCTGAACGTCAACAAACCGAAGCTACATTGAGGCAAAGTGAAGCAAATTATCGCAACCTGCTACAAACTGCGAATTCAGTCATCATTCGTTATGATCCGCAAGGACGGATTCGATACATCAACGATTATGGGATAAAACTCCTGGGCTATGAAG is part of the Pleurocapsa minor HA4230-MV1 genome and encodes:
- a CDS encoding AraC family transcriptional regulator; protein product: MTNTLLKPSELSQRLNRTSALSSQQLGWNGILVEQHQYSSIPDKAEEKELPALSDHWLILPLGHPSYLSQKSENCLHESFFQKGDSLLVPAQKPTYWRCPASQLPSTELNIHIQPELIAQVVKSSQIDTEEIDLANNFRKQDLQLHQIAMLLLAELRSGGIMGRLYVESLTQALIIHLLRHYSEVAQIITSQNRSLTSVQLRQAIDYIHTNLDRDLSLVELASVINISPTYFASLFKQAMGISPHQYVIEQRVEQAKLMLSKTDLAIADIALQVGFSSQSHLTQQFKRFTGMTPKQIRPRS